A portion of the Rhodococcus pseudokoreensis genome contains these proteins:
- a CDS encoding glutamate synthase-related protein, with product MNTSATESGLYDRTLDKSSCGVGFITRKDGIQTHDVLLRGHEALCAVPHRGGMSAEGVGDGAGVCVDLSVPFFRALTGDAELEAGRFGVGNFFLPTDVAFHGDAEAVIERALAAQGFRVLLERDVPVDATVLRPAAIRHQLPIRQWVFTAPDACADEAEFDRRIHDALLAIEAVAYTRPDLAGLYPLSLSARTQVLKGRLNSNEVMPYFQDLVDPAHAIHTLYFHTRFSTNTDPHPTMAQPFRLMAHNGELNTDKKNRLSETALARARNREIVRPHGQSDSCRLDQTLQSRVVEDGLDLVTAVVSMMPPAWENDSALSPEVRAMLEYFSLYEEKNDGPAALIFGDGTVVGARLDRLGLRPLRSVETDEYLCVTSEAGQIDFDPDTVLHRGRIEAGGMLYFDHRVGRSYSTDEALELLAARNDYPTLVAEARRTIEALPEVEAEPGPLRYNGDLERTQRYVAYSHNQESFKFMMDPMLASGQEKISAMGYGNAINALSDQEGGVAKYFSQRFAQVTNPSLDSIREADGMTLRVALGAKPNSGAQSAPQIVVPSPILTHMDMLRIRKQSETPVQRFPMLYTPVHGDPAANAAALEAAVDGLCDEVEAFAREQGGIAILTDRHVATDRAALPMIVAISAVNQRLIEEGLRLRVSVVAESGQISSSHHVAAALGFGAAAIYPLAVRLRAEEKFADDADQAFKRFAKAAEKSLMKTMGRVGLCTAESYIGGEFFEPNYLDTDDRVLRRYFANVKTPVGGVGFAVIAQAVADWHQRALSVTGEKDVPLLGLFKERAEGAGHSYGTAAVRGFVDLTEEPIAFDTAGTQDHTESLRLLPLNRLEDAFGLDDDAYRNAGFQKLTHEAIDRFEITPGYRAFARTMADERTRRPAALRDVLDLPADVTFLTTAAEFRKQMGRFSRKGNNSFAVRGLASEAVGDDGFRLRLTGPHAGEAAVLAALGESLVMRFGDDLREHRVDGDALLVRTSGEALRCLSLLRTAPASLPIDRVQKASEITPFLTSGAMSHGALNSNAHEAVAHGTNMVGGMSNSGEGGEHISRYGTIRGSRIKQFASGRFGVWAGYLADPMLEELEIKIAQGAKPGEGGQLPAPKVTVEIAAARGGTPGVELVSPPPHHDTYSIEDLAQLIHDCKAARVRVIVKLVSSEGIGTIAVGVAKAGADVINVAGNTGGTGAAAVTSLKYAGRSAEIGVAEVHQALCANGLRQKVLLRCSGAHQTASDVVKSALLGADSFEFGTTALMMLKCVMAKNCNVKCPAGLTTNPELFDGDPRAMAQYLLNIAHETREVLAELGMSSLREARGRSDLLQLLDHPSSVGQLDLRAMLAVVDEVTIGDPVYLEKDYTLDDGWLVQLRAALIEQGEATVELGDGVHLSNRNKSVGAQLAVDIERMLNHELTDIALPAVLRDERGRGYLRDGSVRIATSGSAGLSYGAFCNDGMALVHTGTANDGVGKGANGGSIVVRSPGGGSDRHGGNVLIGNFALFGATGGRTFVEGQAGDRFAVRNSGATAVVEGVGDFACEYMTNGAVLNLGGFGKGVGNGMSGGFVYQYDPENKLPGKASADSILLGSITGDGEHAALHRQAVHVLLGWHLEATGSAKAAWLLENWETEQHHFVYGMPRALLQYQDSDEILKAKPRKDLADELAAALVGHQVRKFKLDYRDGHAVLDGAVPGYGEADTEAMFALLNNYTVLNAAQEMALSKLPGVTDPSDSAVDKAVRNLLLTEDFFLMQRLQRYAREALKDYSDEDLAVMVAAKRLADYKDALRRRNVRSIDAPGTYGWIVHQDAKNVDKIGRLPGFEELFAQHALPDLIPTRDVVPS from the coding sequence TTGAACACGAGTGCCACCGAGTCCGGCCTGTACGACAGGACGCTCGACAAGAGCAGCTGCGGCGTGGGCTTCATTACCCGCAAGGACGGCATTCAGACCCATGACGTCCTCCTCCGGGGCCACGAGGCCCTGTGTGCCGTTCCTCACCGCGGTGGCATGTCCGCCGAGGGTGTCGGCGACGGCGCCGGCGTCTGCGTCGACCTGTCGGTGCCGTTCTTCCGCGCCCTGACCGGTGACGCCGAGCTCGAGGCGGGCCGCTTCGGGGTCGGCAACTTCTTCCTCCCCACCGACGTCGCGTTCCACGGCGACGCGGAGGCCGTGATCGAGCGGGCTCTCGCCGCGCAGGGGTTCCGGGTGCTGCTCGAGCGGGACGTGCCCGTCGACGCCACCGTGCTCCGGCCCGCGGCGATACGGCACCAGCTGCCGATCCGGCAGTGGGTGTTCACCGCGCCCGACGCGTGCGCCGACGAGGCCGAGTTCGACCGCCGCATCCACGACGCCCTCCTCGCGATCGAGGCCGTCGCGTACACCCGGCCCGATCTGGCCGGGCTGTACCCGCTGTCGCTCAGCGCCCGCACGCAGGTCCTCAAGGGCCGCCTCAACTCGAACGAGGTGATGCCCTACTTCCAGGACCTCGTCGACCCGGCGCACGCCATCCACACCCTGTACTTCCACACCCGGTTCTCCACCAACACCGACCCGCATCCGACGATGGCGCAGCCGTTCCGTCTGATGGCGCACAACGGTGAGCTCAACACCGACAAGAAGAACCGGCTGTCCGAGACGGCCCTGGCCCGTGCCCGCAACCGGGAGATCGTCCGTCCGCACGGCCAGTCCGACAGTTGTCGCCTCGACCAGACGCTGCAGAGCCGCGTCGTGGAGGACGGCCTGGACCTGGTGACCGCGGTCGTGTCGATGATGCCGCCGGCGTGGGAGAACGATTCCGCCCTGTCGCCCGAGGTGCGGGCGATGCTCGAGTACTTCTCGCTGTACGAGGAGAAGAACGACGGTCCGGCTGCGCTGATCTTCGGTGACGGCACCGTCGTCGGCGCCCGGCTCGACCGGCTCGGACTGCGTCCGCTGCGTTCGGTGGAGACGGACGAGTACCTGTGCGTCACGTCGGAGGCCGGGCAGATCGACTTCGACCCGGACACCGTGCTGCACCGCGGACGCATCGAGGCCGGCGGGATGCTGTACTTCGACCACCGCGTGGGCCGCTCGTACTCCACCGACGAGGCGCTCGAACTGCTCGCCGCCCGCAACGACTACCCGACACTCGTCGCGGAGGCCCGCCGGACCATCGAGGCGCTGCCCGAGGTCGAGGCCGAGCCGGGTCCGCTGCGCTACAACGGCGACCTCGAGCGCACCCAGCGCTACGTCGCGTACTCGCACAACCAGGAAAGCTTCAAGTTCATGATGGACCCGATGCTCGCGTCGGGTCAGGAGAAGATCTCCGCGATGGGCTACGGCAACGCCATCAACGCCCTCTCCGATCAGGAGGGTGGTGTCGCGAAGTACTTCTCGCAGCGTTTCGCTCAGGTGACCAACCCGTCGCTGGACAGCATCCGTGAGGCCGACGGCATGACGCTGCGTGTCGCGCTGGGCGCCAAGCCGAACAGTGGCGCGCAGTCCGCGCCGCAGATCGTGGTGCCGTCGCCGATCCTCACCCACATGGACATGCTGCGGATCCGCAAGCAGTCCGAGACGCCGGTGCAGCGGTTCCCGATGCTGTACACCCCGGTGCACGGCGACCCGGCCGCCAACGCGGCGGCGCTCGAGGCCGCGGTCGACGGGCTGTGCGACGAGGTGGAGGCGTTCGCCCGCGAGCAGGGCGGCATCGCGATCCTCACCGACCGTCACGTGGCCACCGACCGTGCCGCGCTGCCGATGATCGTGGCGATCTCCGCCGTCAACCAGCGGCTGATCGAGGAGGGCCTGCGCCTGCGGGTGTCCGTCGTCGCCGAGAGCGGTCAGATTTCGTCCTCGCACCACGTCGCCGCCGCCCTCGGTTTCGGCGCGGCCGCGATCTACCCCCTGGCCGTCCGTCTGCGCGCCGAGGAGAAGTTCGCCGACGACGCCGACCAGGCGTTCAAGCGGTTCGCGAAGGCCGCCGAGAAGTCGCTGATGAAGACGATGGGCCGGGTCGGCCTGTGCACCGCCGAGAGCTACATCGGCGGCGAGTTCTTCGAACCCAACTACCTCGACACGGACGATCGGGTGCTGCGCCGCTACTTCGCGAACGTGAAGACGCCGGTCGGCGGCGTCGGGTTCGCCGTCATCGCGCAGGCCGTCGCGGACTGGCACCAGCGCGCGCTGTCGGTCACCGGGGAGAAGGACGTCCCGCTGCTCGGCCTGTTCAAGGAGCGGGCGGAGGGCGCAGGCCACTCGTACGGCACGGCGGCCGTACGCGGCTTCGTCGACCTCACCGAGGAACCCATCGCGTTCGACACGGCGGGCACGCAGGACCACACGGAGTCGCTGCGACTGCTGCCGCTGAACCGGCTCGAGGACGCGTTCGGTCTCGACGACGACGCCTACCGCAACGCCGGTTTCCAGAAGCTGACGCACGAGGCGATCGACCGCTTCGAGATCACCCCCGGCTACCGTGCGTTCGCGCGGACGATGGCCGACGAGCGGACCCGTCGTCCGGCAGCGCTGCGCGACGTCCTGGATCTGCCCGCCGACGTCACGTTCCTCACCACGGCGGCCGAGTTCCGCAAGCAGATGGGCCGCTTCTCCCGCAAGGGCAACAACAGCTTCGCGGTGCGCGGACTCGCATCCGAGGCCGTCGGCGACGACGGGTTCCGGCTCCGGCTCACCGGCCCCCACGCGGGCGAGGCCGCCGTGCTCGCGGCACTCGGCGAGTCGCTGGTGATGCGGTTCGGCGACGACCTGCGCGAGCACCGCGTCGACGGTGACGCGCTGCTCGTGCGCACGTCCGGTGAGGCGCTGCGGTGCCTGTCGCTGCTGCGCACCGCTCCGGCGAGCCTGCCGATCGACCGGGTGCAGAAGGCCAGCGAGATCACCCCGTTCCTCACGTCCGGCGCCATGAGCCACGGCGCGCTGAACTCCAACGCGCACGAGGCCGTCGCGCACGGCACCAACATGGTCGGCGGCATGTCGAACAGCGGTGAGGGCGGCGAGCACATCTCCCGCTACGGCACCATCCGCGGTTCCCGGATCAAGCAGTTCGCGTCGGGCCGCTTCGGTGTGTGGGCCGGCTACCTCGCCGACCCGATGCTCGAGGAACTCGAGATCAAGATCGCGCAGGGCGCCAAGCCCGGCGAGGGCGGGCAGCTGCCCGCACCGAAGGTGACCGTCGAGATCGCGGCCGCGCGCGGCGGCACTCCCGGCGTCGAACTCGTCTCTCCCCCACCGCATCACGACACGTACTCGATCGAGGACCTCGCGCAGCTGATTCACGACTGCAAGGCGGCGCGGGTCCGCGTCATCGTGAAGCTCGTGTCCTCGGAGGGCATCGGCACCATCGCGGTGGGTGTCGCGAAGGCCGGAGCCGACGTCATCAACGTGGCAGGCAACACCGGTGGCACCGGTGCGGCCGCGGTGACGAGCCTCAAGTACGCCGGACGTTCGGCGGAGATCGGCGTCGCCGAGGTCCATCAGGCGTTGTGCGCCAACGGTTTGCGGCAGAAGGTGCTGCTCCGCTGTTCCGGCGCGCATCAGACGGCCAGCGACGTGGTGAAGTCGGCGCTGCTCGGCGCGGACAGCTTCGAGTTCGGCACCACCGCGCTGATGATGCTCAAGTGCGTCATGGCCAAGAACTGCAACGTCAAGTGCCCGGCCGGTCTGACCACCAACCCCGAGCTGTTCGACGGTGACCCGCGCGCGATGGCGCAGTACCTGCTCAACATCGCGCACGAGACCCGCGAGGTGCTGGCCGAGCTGGGCATGTCCTCGCTGCGCGAGGCCCGGGGACGCTCGGATCTGCTGCAGCTGCTGGACCACCCGTCCAGCGTCGGCCAGCTCGACCTGCGCGCGATGCTCGCCGTGGTCGACGAGGTCACCATCGGCGATCCGGTGTACCTGGAGAAGGACTACACGCTCGACGACGGCTGGCTCGTGCAGTTGCGTGCCGCGCTGATCGAGCAGGGCGAGGCCACAGTCGAACTCGGCGACGGCGTGCACCTGAGCAACCGCAACAAGAGCGTCGGCGCCCAGCTGGCGGTCGACATCGAGCGGATGCTCAACCACGAGCTCACCGACATCGCGCTGCCCGCCGTCCTCCGCGACGAGCGCGGCCGCGGCTACCTGCGCGACGGCAGCGTCCGGATCGCGACGTCCGGGTCGGCGGGCCTGTCGTACGGCGCGTTCTGCAACGACGGCATGGCCCTGGTGCACACCGGCACCGCCAACGACGGTGTCGGCAAGGGCGCGAACGGCGGCAGCATCGTCGTGCGCTCCCCCGGTGGCGGTTCGGACCGCCACGGCGGCAACGTGCTGATCGGAAACTTCGCACTGTTCGGCGCCACCGGTGGCCGCACGTTCGTCGAGGGCCAGGCGGGTGACCGCTTCGCCGTGCGCAACTCGGGTGCGACTGCGGTCGTCGAGGGTGTCGGCGACTTCGCCTGCGAGTACATGACCAACGGCGCCGTCCTCAACCTCGGTGGCTTCGGCAAGGGCGTCGGCAACGGCATGAGCGGTGGCTTCGTCTACCAGTACGACCCCGAGAACAAGCTGCCCGGCAAGGCCAGCGCCGACTCGATCCTGCTCGGTTCGATCACCGGCGACGGCGAGCACGCCGCGCTGCACCGTCAGGCCGTGCACGTGCTGCTCGGGTGGCACCTCGAGGCCACCGGCTCCGCCAAGGCGGCGTGGCTGCTGGAGAACTGGGAGACCGAGCAGCACCACTTCGTGTACGGCATGCCGCGCGCGCTGCTGCAGTACCAGGACAGCGACGAGATCCTGAAGGCCAAGCCCCGCAAGGACCTGGCCGACGAACTGGCCGCCGCGCTGGTCGGGCACCAGGTGCGCAAGTTCAAGCTGGACTACCGGGACGGTCACGCCGTGCTGGACGGCGCCGTGCCCGGCTACGGCGAGGCCGACACCGAGGCGATGTTCGCGCTGCTGAACAACTACACCGTGCTGAACGCGGCGCAGGAGATGGCGCTGTCCAAGCTGCCCGGTGTCACGGATCCGTCCGACTCGGCCGTCGACAAGGCCGTCCGCAACCTGCTGCTCACCGAGGACTTCTTCCTCATGCAGCGGTTGCAGCGCTACGCACGGGAAGCGTTGAAGGACTACAGCGACGAGGATCTGGCCGTGATGGTGGCGGCCAAGCGGCTCGCCGACTACAAGGATGCGCTGCGCCGCCGCAACGTCCGGTCCATCGACGCCCCCGGCACGTACGGCTGGATCGTGCACCAGGATGCGAAGAACGTCGACAAGATCGGCCGGCTGCCCGGTTTCGAGGAGCTGTTCGCGCAGCACGCCCTCCCCGATCTGATCCCCACGAGAGACGTGGTGCCCTCATGA
- a CDS encoding nitroreductase/quinone reductase family protein has translation MADLSTIKRRIVMQFQRHVANPLTARLSGQTLLETTGRVSGQPRVTPIGGRKTGTEFWLVSEFGEKSNYIRNIRANNAVRLRLHGRWHTGTATLLPDDDTRARLSQLPRMNSTAVRAVGTDLLTVRIDLTD, from the coding sequence ATGGCCGACCTCAGCACGATCAAACGACGGATCGTCATGCAATTCCAGCGGCACGTCGCCAACCCGCTCACCGCGCGACTGTCGGGCCAGACCCTCCTCGAGACCACCGGCCGGGTGAGCGGGCAGCCCCGCGTCACGCCCATCGGCGGCCGGAAGACGGGCACCGAGTTCTGGCTGGTGTCCGAGTTCGGGGAGAAGTCGAACTACATCCGCAACATCCGTGCGAACAACGCCGTTCGCCTGCGGCTCCACGGCCGGTGGCACACGGGCACCGCGACACTGCTGCCCGACGACGACACCCGCGCCCGGCTGTCGCAGCTGCCCCGGATGAACAGCACCGCCGTCCGCGCGGTCGGCACCGACCTCCTGACGGTCCGGATCGATCTCACCGACTGA
- a CDS encoding dicarboxylate/amino acid:cation symporter, whose product MPSPALSTRAETTSRRRLPQWATSFGPQIVTGLVVGVVLGLVARAMPVAADGNENWLVGTVHTIGSSYVKLLTVAVIPLVFTAIVSSIANLREVANAARLAVQTLLWFAITAFIAVIIGIVVGSITQPGARTGVSAATEKAPGTTGSWWAFITGLVPSNFLGLNAKTTVAEGAASTSLSFNVLQLLVVAAAIGIAALKVGAKAEPFLQFNASLLAIVQKVLWWIIRLAPIGTAALIANAVATYGWDAIGSLGWFTAAVYVGLAIVFLVVYPVLIRAHGLSVRAFYSGVWPATQLGFVSRSSIGTLPLTERVTERNLGVPREYASFAVPLGSTTKMDGCAAIYPAIAAIFVAEFYGVPLSFTDYLLIIVVSVIGSAATAGTTGATVMLTLTLSTLGLPLAGVGLLLAVEPIVDMGRTAVNVTGQALVPTIVAKREGILDEARYNAERTGDPFQDDDTVAAA is encoded by the coding sequence ATGCCCAGCCCCGCGCTGTCCACGCGCGCCGAGACCACCTCTCGGCGCCGACTCCCCCAGTGGGCCACGTCGTTCGGCCCCCAGATCGTCACCGGACTCGTCGTCGGCGTCGTCCTCGGTCTCGTCGCCCGCGCCATGCCCGTCGCCGCCGACGGCAACGAGAACTGGCTCGTCGGAACCGTCCACACCATCGGTTCCAGTTATGTGAAACTCCTTACGGTCGCGGTGATTCCGCTGGTGTTCACCGCCATCGTCAGCTCGATCGCGAACCTGCGCGAGGTGGCCAACGCCGCCCGCCTGGCGGTTCAGACGCTGCTGTGGTTCGCGATCACCGCGTTCATCGCCGTGATCATCGGCATCGTCGTCGGGTCGATCACCCAGCCCGGCGCCCGCACCGGCGTGAGCGCGGCCACCGAGAAGGCGCCCGGCACCACCGGTTCGTGGTGGGCGTTCATCACCGGACTGGTCCCCAGCAACTTCCTCGGCCTGAACGCGAAGACCACCGTCGCCGAGGGCGCGGCCAGCACGTCGCTGAGCTTCAACGTGCTGCAACTGCTCGTCGTCGCGGCCGCGATCGGCATCGCCGCCCTGAAGGTCGGGGCGAAAGCCGAACCGTTCCTGCAGTTCAACGCATCGCTCCTCGCCATCGTGCAGAAGGTGCTGTGGTGGATCATCCGTCTCGCACCGATCGGGACCGCGGCGCTGATCGCGAACGCCGTCGCCACGTACGGCTGGGACGCCATCGGCTCCCTCGGCTGGTTCACCGCCGCCGTGTACGTCGGCCTGGCCATCGTGTTCCTCGTCGTCTACCCCGTCCTGATCCGCGCACACGGACTGTCGGTGCGCGCCTTCTACTCCGGCGTGTGGCCCGCCACACAGCTCGGCTTCGTGTCGCGGTCGTCGATCGGCACCCTGCCCCTCACCGAGCGGGTCACCGAACGCAATCTCGGTGTCCCCCGCGAGTACGCGTCGTTCGCCGTGCCGCTCGGGTCGACCACCAAGATGGACGGGTGCGCCGCGATCTACCCTGCGATCGCAGCGATCTTCGTCGCCGAGTTCTACGGTGTGCCTTTGTCGTTCACCGACTACCTGCTGATCATCGTGGTGTCGGTCATCGGTTCCGCGGCCACCGCAGGCACCACCGGAGCCACGGTGATGCTGACGCTCACGCTGTCGACGCTGGGGCTTCCCCTCGCCGGTGTCGGCCTGCTGCTGGCGGTCGAGCCGATCGTCGACATGGGCCGCACCGCGGTGAACGTCACCGGTCAGGCGCTCGTCCCCACGATCGTCGCCAAGCGGGAGGGCATCCTCGACGAAGCCCGCTACAACGCCGAGCGCACCGGCGACCCGTTCCAGGACGACGACACGGTCGCCGCGGCGTAG
- a CDS encoding isopenicillin N synthase family dioxygenase, with amino-acid sequence MLPIVDLAELDTPAGRERLREITHHVGFFYLDGHGVERELLDRVFTVAREFFALPDDSKQAVAMVNSPHFRGYNRVGGELTNGETDWREQIDIGPERPPIPGAADYLRLQGPNQWPGDLPDLEKTIEALDAALADVGMRLLRHWAASLDADPAIFDDAFAHAPATLIKVVRYPARPSADHTGEQGVGAHKDSGVLTMLLLEPGSSGLQVETEDGDWIDAPARAGSFVVNIGELLEVATGGYLRATRHRVLTPAGAPERLSVPYFLNPALDATVPVITLPPHLAARARGIEDDPSNPLYNTYGENAWKSRTRAHPDVYARWYPDEAEPG; translated from the coding sequence ATGCTCCCCATCGTCGATCTCGCCGAACTGGACACACCGGCCGGGCGGGAACGGTTGCGGGAAATCACCCACCACGTGGGTTTCTTCTACCTCGACGGACACGGCGTGGAGCGGGAGTTGCTCGACCGTGTGTTCACCGTCGCACGGGAGTTCTTCGCACTGCCCGACGACTCCAAGCAAGCCGTCGCGATGGTGAACAGCCCGCACTTCCGCGGCTACAACCGCGTGGGCGGTGAGCTGACCAACGGTGAGACCGACTGGCGCGAACAGATCGACATCGGACCGGAACGGCCGCCGATCCCCGGCGCCGCCGACTACCTGCGCCTGCAGGGGCCCAATCAGTGGCCCGGCGACCTTCCCGACCTGGAGAAAACGATCGAGGCGCTGGACGCCGCACTCGCCGACGTCGGGATGCGACTGCTGCGGCACTGGGCCGCGTCGCTCGACGCCGATCCCGCGATCTTCGACGACGCGTTTGCGCACGCCCCCGCCACCCTGATCAAGGTGGTCCGCTACCCGGCGCGGCCGAGCGCGGACCACACCGGTGAGCAGGGGGTGGGCGCCCACAAGGACTCGGGTGTGCTGACGATGCTGCTCCTCGAACCGGGTTCGTCGGGACTGCAGGTGGAGACCGAGGACGGCGACTGGATCGACGCGCCCGCGCGGGCGGGGTCGTTCGTCGTGAACATCGGCGAACTGCTCGAGGTCGCGACCGGTGGCTACCTCCGGGCCACCCGGCACCGGGTGCTCACGCCCGCCGGTGCGCCCGAGCGGCTGTCGGTCCCGTACTTCCTCAATCCCGCTCTCGACGCCACGGTCCCGGTGATCACCCTGCCGCCGCATCTCGCCGCACGAGCCCGCGGAATCGAGGACGACCCGTCGAACCCGCTGTACAACACGTACGGCGAGAACGCGTGGAAGAGCCGCACCCGCGCCCACCCCGACGTCTACGCACGCTGGTATCCGGACGAGGCGGAACCGGGGTAA
- a CDS encoding GNAT family N-acetyltransferase, which translates to MEAITVRRLDASDWESVLRIYSEGIATRRATFDTVTPTRPELDARWLDGHRWVAEVSGTVAGWATLSPISSRRCFRGVAENSVYTAGEFRGEGVGTALMRRLIDEADFAGLWTLQASVLAVNAGSIALHHSVGYRTVGVRERLAQIDGVWHDSVLLERRRDT; encoded by the coding sequence ATGGAGGCGATCACGGTACGCCGACTCGACGCGTCGGACTGGGAGTCGGTACTGCGGATCTACTCGGAGGGGATCGCGACGCGACGGGCGACGTTCGACACGGTGACCCCGACCAGGCCGGAGTTGGACGCACGCTGGCTGGACGGGCACCGGTGGGTGGCCGAGGTGTCGGGGACGGTGGCCGGGTGGGCCACCCTCTCCCCCATCTCCTCGCGACGCTGCTTCCGTGGGGTCGCGGAGAATTCCGTGTACACCGCCGGAGAGTTCCGCGGTGAAGGCGTCGGCACCGCACTGATGCGCCGGCTCATCGACGAGGCCGACTTCGCGGGACTGTGGACGCTGCAGGCCTCGGTGCTGGCGGTCAACGCCGGTTCGATCGCACTGCACCACTCGGTGGGCTACCGGACGGTCGGGGTACGGGAGCGGCTCGCGCAGATCGACGGCGTCTGGCACGACAGCGTCCTGCTCGAGCGCCGCCGGGACACCTGA